One region of Candidatus Binatia bacterium genomic DNA includes:
- a CDS encoding DUF4040 domain-containing protein: protein MILWLFLLAIVAAIVALQVRDLLAATALLSVFSFLVALLYAGLGAVDVGFNEAVLGAGVTGVLLVVALFHTRRRSVD, encoded by the coding sequence GTGATCTTGTGGTTGTTTCTGCTGGCGATCGTCGCGGCGATCGTGGCCCTGCAGGTGCGCGACCTGCTGGCCGCGACGGCTCTGCTCTCGGTGTTCAGTTTCCTCGTCGCGTTACTGTATGCGGGACTCGGTGCCGTCGATGTCGGCTTCAACGAGGCAGTGCTGGGTGCCGGGGTGACCGGAGTGCTGCTCGTCGTGGCGCTATTTCACACGCGCCGGAGGTCGGTGGATTGA
- a CDS encoding cation:proton antiporter subunit C, whose amino-acid sequence MRALLVERWPYVLTVLMLLIGLHGMLVKRNLMKKLIGMNIFQGAIILFFIVYGYKTGGTVPVLDPEIGADPTRYDNPIPHGLMLTAIVVSVATTGVALALLMRIYRAFGTIDEAELLERMNGGESP is encoded by the coding sequence ATGCGCGCATTATTGGTCGAGCGCTGGCCGTATGTCTTGACCGTGCTGATGCTGCTCATCGGGCTGCACGGCATGCTGGTCAAGCGGAACCTGATGAAGAAGCTCATCGGCATGAACATCTTCCAGGGGGCGATCATCCTGTTCTTCATCGTCTACGGGTACAAGACCGGCGGCACCGTGCCGGTGCTGGACCCGGAGATCGGAGCCGACCCGACTCGCTACGACAACCCGATTCCGCACGGGCTGATGCTGACGGCGATCGTCGTATCGGTGGCGACCACGGGAGTTGCTCTGGCGCTGCTGATGCGCATCTACCGGGCGTTCGGCACCATCGACGAGGCGGAGTTGCTCGAGCGGATGAACGGCGGGGAGTCGCCGTAA
- a CDS encoding monovalent cation/H+ antiporter complex subunit F: protein MNGLVVTVEVILVVAILLPFYRVVRGPTVFDRMVGVGVVGTKTVILVCLVGLQYERLEMFIDIAMAYAMLNFVGTLVVAKYLDLGRVEPR, encoded by the coding sequence ATGAACGGTCTCGTCGTTACGGTGGAAGTCATCCTGGTGGTGGCGATCCTGCTGCCGTTCTATCGCGTGGTGCGCGGGCCGACGGTGTTTGACCGGATGGTGGGTGTCGGGGTTGTCGGGACGAAGACGGTGATTCTGGTGTGTCTGGTCGGTCTTCAGTACGAGCGCCTGGAGATGTTCATCGACATCGCGATGGCTTACGCGATGTTGAACTTCGTCGGCACGCTGGTTGTGGCGAAGTATCTGGACCTGGGACGGGTGGAGCCGCGATGA
- the mnhG gene encoding monovalent cation/H(+) antiporter subunit G gives MIWYVLGVAFLASGVVFALIGSIGVIRMPDFYSRTHAASKLDTLALGLSMIGMVFFNGADLNGVKLLLIVVFVALANPAAANALGRAAVRARLEPWVRRRPASGTEDAA, from the coding sequence ATGATCTGGTACGTGCTGGGGGTGGCGTTTCTGGCGAGCGGTGTGGTCTTCGCGCTGATCGGGAGCATCGGGGTGATCCGGATGCCGGACTTCTACTCCCGGACGCACGCCGCCAGTAAGCTCGACACGCTCGCCCTCGGCCTGAGCATGATCGGTATGGTGTTTTTCAACGGCGCCGACCTGAACGGTGTCAAGCTGCTGTTGATCGTGGTCTTCGTGGCGCTGGCGAACCCGGCGGCGGCGAACGCGTTGGGGCGCGCTGCCGTCCGGGCGCGACTGGAGCCGTGGGTGCGCCGGCGGCCGGCGAGCGGCACGGAGGACGCGGCGTGA
- a CDS encoding Na+/H+ antiporter subunit E: MAVEQDKPHHSHRRSLALLLQAVGLGALWLVFSGKFDVLHAGFGLFSVALVLVLTNGLVVRRRQESRLDGVAVRPVEACLYLGWLAKEVVTANLDVARLVLSPKLPIDPVLVRFTTSLSSAVARVALGNSITLTPGTLTLEVAGSEVLVHAISVSAATGPTIDEMERRLARVFGAATPPPKLEMAVFRGLSADRSGGPA; encoded by the coding sequence ATGGCGGTCGAGCAAGACAAGCCGCACCATTCGCATCGACGCAGCCTCGCACTGCTTCTTCAGGCGGTCGGCCTGGGGGCGCTCTGGCTGGTGTTTTCGGGCAAATTCGACGTCTTGCACGCCGGCTTCGGGCTGTTTTCGGTCGCGCTCGTGCTGGTACTCACCAACGGGCTGGTCGTCCGCCGGCGTCAAGAGAGCCGGTTGGACGGCGTAGCCGTTAGGCCCGTGGAGGCATGCTTGTATCTCGGCTGGCTCGCGAAGGAGGTGGTGACGGCGAACCTCGATGTGGCGCGTCTGGTCCTGTCCCCGAAGCTGCCGATCGACCCGGTGCTGGTGCGTTTCACCACGAGTCTATCGAGCGCGGTGGCCCGGGTGGCACTGGGCAACTCGATTACCCTGACGCCCGGAACGCTGACTCTGGAGGTCGCCGGGTCGGAGGTGCTGGTGCACGCCATTTCGGTGTCGGCGGCCACAGGGCCGACGATCGACGAAATGGAGCGGCGGTTGGCGCGCGTGTTTGGAGCCGCGACCCCGCCCCCGAAGCTGGAGATGGCGGTGTTTCGTGGGCTGTCGGCCGATCGATCGGGGGGGCCGGCATGA
- a CDS encoding Na(+)/H(+) antiporter subunit D, producing the protein MTALPPALLLVAAALLVAVLPRVARGAVCIVAPLGTLTYIVTAVPAGTRIGYPFLAYTLEIVRADPLALLFGGIFCAIAAIAALYAWHEGDVLQQVAALLYAAGAVGVSFAGDLLTFYAFWELMAVAATVLVWSRRTVASGRAGTRYLLVHVAGGAVLLLGILLYVHATGSLLFRLFDPDAAPAGTWLILIGVCVNAAIPPLGAWLPDAYPRATVTGAVFLSALTTKAAVYALLRGFAGWDILVPAGVTMALYGVVYAVLANDIRELLAYHIISQVGYMVAGAGIGTEMAVNGAAAHAVCHILYKSLLFMGAGAVIQTTGRSRLSDLGGFAARQRVVLALYMIGAFSISGFPLWNGFVSKPMILAAAGAVHLDWVVLLLTLASIGTFLHTGLKLPYFTWMGPDRGINPGAAPVNMVLAMAVAAVLCTAIGIAPGLLYRFLPYATDYQPYNATHLIEVVQLLLFTFFSFYLFIPSLGGERTLSIDTDVVYRKSAAFMRAIFVGGLNRAFGGVEAIAERVAHGAQTALLDPTAWGRDRRGAPRGFDPDRSRPPLLTPLLITIVTVVVIAIALLSAGGG; encoded by the coding sequence ATGACGGCGTTGCCCCCGGCGCTGCTGTTGGTCGCCGCGGCGCTGCTGGTTGCCGTGTTGCCGCGTGTGGCGCGCGGGGCGGTCTGCATCGTCGCCCCGTTGGGCACTCTGACGTACATCGTTACCGCGGTCCCCGCGGGTACGCGGATTGGGTACCCGTTTCTGGCCTACACGCTCGAGATCGTTCGTGCCGACCCGCTGGCGTTGTTGTTCGGCGGCATCTTCTGCGCGATCGCCGCGATCGCGGCGCTGTACGCGTGGCACGAGGGAGATGTCCTGCAGCAGGTGGCGGCGCTGCTCTATGCGGCCGGGGCCGTCGGCGTGAGCTTCGCCGGCGACCTGCTTACCTTCTATGCCTTCTGGGAGCTGATGGCGGTTGCGGCGACGGTGCTGGTGTGGTCGCGCCGCACGGTGGCGAGCGGACGAGCCGGTACCCGCTACCTGCTCGTTCACGTCGCGGGAGGTGCCGTGCTCCTGCTCGGAATCCTCTTGTACGTTCACGCGACGGGCTCGCTGCTGTTCCGGCTCTTCGATCCCGATGCGGCGCCGGCCGGCACGTGGCTCATTCTGATCGGCGTCTGTGTGAATGCCGCCATTCCGCCGCTCGGGGCGTGGTTGCCGGACGCCTACCCGCGGGCGACGGTGACCGGCGCCGTGTTTCTGTCTGCGCTGACGACCAAGGCGGCGGTTTATGCCCTTCTGCGGGGCTTTGCCGGCTGGGACATCCTGGTTCCGGCGGGGGTTACGATGGCGCTCTACGGCGTGGTGTATGCCGTGCTCGCCAACGATATTCGGGAGCTGCTCGCCTACCACATCATCTCGCAGGTGGGCTACATGGTGGCCGGTGCCGGCATCGGTACCGAGATGGCAGTCAACGGCGCGGCGGCCCACGCCGTATGTCACATTCTTTACAAGTCGCTGCTGTTCATGGGTGCGGGGGCCGTGATTCAAACCACGGGGCGCAGCCGGCTCAGTGACCTGGGCGGATTTGCCGCACGCCAGCGGGTGGTGTTGGCGCTGTACATGATCGGGGCGTTTTCCATCAGCGGCTTTCCTTTATGGAACGGTTTTGTGAGTAAGCCGATGATCCTTGCTGCCGCCGGCGCGGTGCATCTCGACTGGGTCGTTCTGTTGCTGACGCTGGCGTCTATCGGGACCTTCCTGCACACCGGCCTGAAGCTGCCGTACTTCACCTGGATGGGCCCGGACCGTGGCATCAATCCCGGCGCGGCGCCCGTCAACATGGTTCTTGCCATGGCGGTGGCCGCGGTGCTGTGTACGGCGATCGGCATAGCGCCCGGTTTGCTTTATCGATTCCTGCCCTACGCCACCGACTACCAGCCATACAACGCGACGCATCTGATCGAGGTCGTGCAGCTTCTGCTGTTCACTTTCTTCTCTTTCTACCTGTTCATTCCGAGCCTCGGCGGCGAGCGTACGCTATCGATCGATACCGACGTGGTCTACCGCAAATCGGCTGCCTTCATGCGAGCGATTTTCGTTGGCGGCCTTAACCGGGCCTTCGGTGGAGTCGAGGCGATTGCCGAACGCGTCGCGCACGGGGCCCAGACGGCGTTGCTGGACCCCACCGCGTGGGGTC
- a CDS encoding NADH/ubiquinone/plastoquinone (complex I), whose amino-acid sequence MPAPNESVLPIGISVLLLVGAVLTVGFGLVRRRFAWPVAFATLVGVLANAVALLLAVLDAGPLRHSLGGWAAPIGIEYVVDGLGAFVVTVVAGIAVAVGWYARTAVRRETPDREVAFLGMLLTLLLGLTGMVLTGDLFNLYVFFEISALAGYALLAVGDRKAPVASFRYVLVGTTGASFYLLGIGLLYVLTGSLNMADVARLLPSLQDNPALRVALALIVVGVGVKMAVFPLFGWQPDAYTYACSTTTALIAPVMTKVAAFALLRVLFFVFGLDLVIHYLPAGAIFSWMSAAGIVVGSVMAIAQRDVKRMLAYSSIAQVGYIGVGLGLANPWALTGAMLHILNHATMKCCLFLVTGSVALHTGRTAVVEYDGLGRCMPWSFAAFTIAALAMVGLPPTNGFFSKWYLILGTIRSGDWGLVVVVAGSSLLTAVYFFRLLERVYTRAVEVEAGGVPTADAPLGLRVPALALGVGVVVLGLCNAWFVTEILQPALPVASRLPGM is encoded by the coding sequence ATGCCGGCGCCGAACGAGAGCGTGTTGCCGATCGGCATCTCGGTATTGTTGCTGGTCGGTGCCGTGCTCACTGTCGGCTTCGGGTTGGTCCGGCGCCGATTCGCTTGGCCGGTTGCCTTTGCGACGCTCGTTGGCGTTCTCGCGAACGCCGTTGCGTTGCTCTTGGCGGTACTGGATGCCGGTCCGCTGCGCCACTCGCTGGGAGGCTGGGCGGCGCCGATCGGCATCGAGTACGTCGTCGATGGCCTGGGGGCGTTCGTGGTCACGGTGGTGGCGGGGATCGCGGTGGCGGTCGGATGGTACGCTCGCACGGCGGTGCGTCGCGAGACTCCGGATCGCGAGGTGGCGTTTCTCGGCATGCTGCTGACGCTCCTGCTCGGACTCACCGGCATGGTGCTGACGGGCGATCTGTTCAACCTCTACGTCTTCTTCGAGATCAGTGCGCTGGCCGGTTACGCGCTGCTGGCGGTGGGCGACCGGAAGGCGCCGGTGGCGAGCTTCCGGTACGTACTGGTCGGCACCACGGGTGCGTCGTTCTACCTGCTGGGCATCGGTCTTCTCTACGTGTTGACGGGAAGCCTCAACATGGCCGACGTGGCGCGCCTGTTGCCGTCGTTGCAGGACAACCCGGCGCTGCGCGTCGCGCTGGCCCTGATTGTCGTCGGGGTCGGCGTGAAGATGGCCGTGTTCCCGCTGTTCGGCTGGCAGCCGGACGCTTACACGTATGCGTGCAGCACGACCACGGCGCTGATCGCACCGGTGATGACGAAGGTGGCGGCGTTCGCGCTCCTGCGGGTGCTCTTCTTCGTGTTCGGTCTCGATCTGGTAATCCACTATCTGCCGGCCGGGGCGATCTTTTCCTGGATGTCCGCCGCCGGAATCGTGGTCGGATCCGTGATGGCGATCGCCCAGCGCGACGTCAAGCGGATGCTGGCGTACAGCTCGATCGCTCAGGTCGGGTATATCGGCGTCGGGCTGGGGCTGGCGAATCCATGGGCGCTAACCGGCGCCATGCTGCACATCCTCAACCACGCGACGATGAAGTGCTGCCTGTTCCTGGTTACGGGCAGTGTCGCTCTGCACACGGGTCGGACCGCGGTTGTCGAGTACGACGGGCTCGGCCGCTGCATGCCGTGGAGCTTTGCGGCCTTCACGATTGCCGCGCTGGCGATGGTGGGCTTGCCGCCGACCAACGGGTTTTTCAGCAAGTGGTACCTGATACTCGGTACCATCCGTTCGGGCGACTGGGGATTGGTTGTCGTGGTGGCCGGGTCGAGCCTGTTGACGGCGGTGTATTTTTTCCGCCTGTTGGAACGCGTCTACACCCGCGCCGTGGAGGTGGAGGCAGGTGGGGTGCCAACGGCGGACGCGCCGTTGGGGTTGCGCGTGCCGGCGCTGGCGCTCGGCGTCGGGGTGGTTGTGCTCGGATTGTGCAACGCCTGGTTCGTGACCGAGATCCTGCAGCCGGCCCTGCCGGTGGCGTCGCGATTGCCGGGGATGTGA
- a CDS encoding monovalent cation/H+ antiporter subunit D family protein (subunit D of antiporter complex involved in resistance to high concentrations of Na+, K+, Li+ and/or alkali; contains an oxidoreductase domain; catalyzes the transfer of electrons from NADH to ubiquinone), translating to MDPHAVASVRPLLAILVSLLAVPPIVASDSRPNLREAWSLLAATAKAALVLSMLPAVLSGEQLVCKLWQISPGVELALRVDALGLVFAMVASTLWVLTSVYSIGYVRGAQERRQTRYFASFALCLAATIGIAFAANLLTFLVFFEMLTVATYPLVLHKETLSARRGAHVYLAYTLPAGLALLVAVGLTWSIAGTLSFVPGGFIERGMAADSTLALLFLLYVLGVGVKAGLMPLHAWLPAAMVAPTPVSALLHAVAVVKAGVFGVLRVTGFVFGPALLGDLGLGTVLAWVACATLLAASLLALAQDNLKRRLAYSTVGHLGYIVLGAALANVWSWSGAVLHLVFHATMKITLFFCAGAIYVRTHHESIRELDGIGRQMPVTMAAFAIASLGLAGVPGVNGFLSKWGLASGAIAAEQWWFAAALALSGVLNAAYFFPIVHAAFFRRSPAYPRFGEASPLLVVPLVVTALASLLLGIVPDLGLRVWTLALGTAARVTGGALP from the coding sequence GTGGATCCGCACGCCGTTGCCTCCGTTCGTCCGCTGCTCGCGATTCTGGTTTCGTTGCTGGCGGTGCCGCCGATCGTTGCGAGCGATTCGCGGCCGAACTTGCGCGAGGCGTGGAGTCTGCTGGCGGCGACGGCGAAAGCGGCCCTGGTGCTGTCGATGTTGCCGGCGGTGCTGTCGGGCGAGCAGCTCGTTTGTAAGCTCTGGCAGATATCGCCGGGGGTCGAGCTGGCGCTCAGAGTGGACGCGCTGGGTCTCGTGTTTGCGATGGTGGCCAGCACGCTGTGGGTGCTCACGTCGGTCTATTCCATCGGTTATGTGCGGGGTGCGCAGGAGCGCAGGCAGACCCGGTACTTCGCCAGCTTCGCGCTGTGCCTGGCGGCGACCATTGGCATTGCCTTCGCCGCCAATCTGCTCACGTTCCTGGTGTTTTTCGAGATGCTGACCGTCGCCACCTATCCGCTTGTCCTGCACAAGGAGACGCTGTCGGCGCGGCGGGGCGCCCACGTCTACCTCGCCTACACGCTGCCGGCGGGTCTGGCGTTGCTGGTTGCGGTGGGGCTGACGTGGTCGATTGCCGGCACGCTCAGCTTCGTTCCCGGCGGGTTTATCGAGCGCGGCATGGCGGCCGACTCGACGCTGGCGTTGTTGTTTCTGCTTTACGTTCTCGGTGTCGGTGTGAAGGCCGGGTTGATGCCGCTGCACGCCTGGTTGCCCGCGGCCATGGTGGCCCCGACGCCGGTGAGTGCGTTGCTGCACGCCGTTGCGGTGGTCAAGGCGGGGGTGTTCGGGGTGCTGCGGGTGACCGGTTTCGTCTTCGGTCCGGCCTTGCTCGGCGACCTCGGGTTGGGGACCGTGCTGGCATGGGTCGCCTGCGCGACCCTGCTGGCGGCCTCGTTGCTGGCGCTGGCGCAGGACAACCTGAAGCGGCGTTTGGCGTACAGCACGGTCGGGCACCTGGGTTACATCGTTCTCGGCGCGGCTCTGGCCAATGTCTGGAGTTGGAGCGGTGCCGTCCTGCACCTGGTGTTTCACGCGACGATGAAGATCACGTTGTTCTTCTGTGCGGGGGCGATTTACGTGCGCACGCACCACGAAAGCATCCGCGAACTCGACGGTATCGGCCGGCAGATGCCGGTGACGATGGCGGCGTTTGCGATCGCCAGCCTCGGCCTGGCCGGGGTGCCGGGTGTGAACGGGTTCCTCAGCAAGTGGGGCCTGGCGTCGGGGGCGATCGCGGCGGAGCAGTGGTGGTTCGCGGCCGCGCTGGCCTTGAGTGGCGTGCTCAACGCCGCGTACTTCTTCCCGATCGTGCATGCGGCGTTTTTCCGGCGCAGTCCGGCGTATCCGCGCTTCGGCGAGGCGAGTCCGCTGCTGGTCGTGCCGCTGGTTGTCACCGCGCTGGCGTCATTGTTGCTCGGGATCGTTCCCGACCTCGGGTTGCGGGTATGGACGCTCGCGCTCGGAACGGCGGCGCGAGTGACGGGGGGAGCGCTGCCATGA